A DNA window from Janibacter sp. A1S7 contains the following coding sequences:
- a CDS encoding dipeptidase encodes MTTSRATIRVLDGHNDLPWHHRELAGYDLDACDIAHSQPQLHTDLGRMRAGGLAGQLWSVWVPCSFVGEAAVVATHEQIDFVEALCARYEVMVPARTAADVRSAWGEGRHAALIGMEGGHSIAGSLQTLTDFAGRGVRYMTLTHNDNTEWADSATDERVHGGLTDFGREVVVEMNDLGMVVDLSHVSAETMHDALDTTRLPVMFSHSGARAVCDHPRNVPDDVLERVPGNGGVVMANVVPKFVNQARADASLGRTDVVPDPVATIEHVVAHFEHLREVVGIEHVGIGADYDGVDETPLGLEDVSTYPVLLAALAERGWSRADLTALAHGNVLRVLEATEV; translated from the coding sequence ATGACGACGAGCCGTGCGACGATCCGTGTCCTCGACGGGCACAACGACCTTCCCTGGCACCACCGTGAGCTCGCCGGCTACGACCTGGATGCGTGCGACATCGCCCATTCGCAGCCGCAGCTGCACACGGACCTGGGGCGGATGCGTGCAGGGGGTCTGGCCGGCCAGCTGTGGTCGGTGTGGGTGCCGTGCTCCTTCGTCGGTGAGGCGGCGGTGGTGGCCACCCATGAGCAGATCGACTTCGTGGAGGCGCTGTGCGCACGGTACGAGGTGATGGTCCCGGCTCGCACCGCCGCGGACGTGCGTTCGGCGTGGGGAGAGGGACGGCACGCCGCCCTGATCGGGATGGAGGGCGGGCACTCGATCGCAGGGTCGCTGCAGACACTGACGGACTTCGCGGGCAGGGGCGTTCGCTACATGACGTTGACGCACAACGACAACACCGAGTGGGCGGACTCGGCGACGGACGAGCGGGTCCACGGTGGCCTGACCGACTTCGGCCGGGAGGTCGTCGTCGAGATGAACGACCTCGGCATGGTCGTCGACCTCTCCCACGTCAGCGCCGAGACGATGCACGATGCGCTCGACACCACGCGGTTGCCGGTCATGTTCAGCCACTCCGGCGCGCGGGCCGTCTGTGACCACCCACGCAACGTCCCGGACGACGTCCTGGAGCGCGTTCCCGGCAACGGCGGGGTCGTGATGGCCAATGTCGTGCCGAAGTTCGTCAACCAGGCGCGCGCCGACGCGTCCCTGGGCCGCACCGACGTCGTGCCGGACCCGGTGGCCACGATCGAGCACGTCGTCGCGCACTTCGAGCACCTGCGCGAGGTCGTCGGGATCGAGCACGTGGGTATCGGCGCCGACTACGACGGGGTGGACGAGACGCCCCTCGGTCTCGAGGACGTCTCGACCTACCCGGTCCTCCTGGCCGCGCTCGCCGAGCGCGGCTGGTCACGCGCCGACCTCACCGCCCTGGCGCACGGCAACGTCCTGCGGGTGCTCGAGGCGACGGAGGTCTGA
- a CDS encoding NAD-binding protein, giving the protein MWWVILALALAVIAIKVVGSMIALTIVRVGLLAAVSGSLLLAQIGELSFVLQRSGSEAGLQPAGLGSAGEQVLIAVTVVLMVATPALSAAGQRVGDAVLDVRATRRPSPAQGSSTPQIDHGGGVLVSGWGPVARSVAAMLSTRSVPVTVTTLNPDLAAEAHQVGHEVVRGDPVRENVLVDAGLHSARLVVICENDEIRQLAPDVGIVARPHGVIDPTSWVDTGTDRVVDFHPDPRTACTHVTQAHPALPSSAGCIDCLRSDRRDWVHLRTCLHCGHVGCCDSSPERHARGHADVSGHSIMASAEPTEAWAWCFLDETRIEPR; this is encoded by the coding sequence ATGTGGTGGGTGATCCTGGCGCTGGCCCTGGCGGTGATCGCCATCAAGGTCGTCGGCTCGATGATCGCGCTGACCATCGTGCGGGTGGGGCTGCTCGCAGCCGTGTCGGGGTCGCTGCTCCTGGCCCAGATCGGAGAGCTCTCCTTCGTCCTGCAGCGTTCGGGCAGCGAGGCCGGTCTCCAGCCGGCCGGCCTCGGCAGCGCCGGCGAGCAGGTCCTCATCGCGGTGACGGTGGTGCTCATGGTGGCCACCCCCGCGCTCTCCGCCGCCGGCCAGCGGGTGGGTGACGCCGTGCTGGACGTGCGTGCCACCCGCCGACCCTCGCCGGCCCAGGGCTCGTCCACGCCGCAGATCGACCACGGTGGCGGGGTGCTGGTCTCGGGGTGGGGCCCGGTCGCGCGCTCGGTGGCCGCGATGCTCTCCACCCGCAGCGTGCCGGTCACCGTGACCACGCTCAATCCGGACCTCGCCGCCGAGGCGCACCAGGTCGGCCACGAGGTCGTCCGCGGCGATCCGGTGAGGGAGAACGTCCTGGTGGACGCCGGGCTGCACTCGGCCCGCCTGGTGGTGATCTGCGAGAACGACGAGATCCGGCAACTCGCTCCTGATGTCGGCATCGTCGCCCGCCCCCACGGCGTGATCGACCCCACATCCTGGGTCGACACCGGAACCGACCGCGTCGTCGACTTCCACCCCGACCCGAGGACGGCGTGCACCCACGTCACGCAGGCCCACCCGGCGCTGCCCTCCAGCGCTGGGTGCATCGACTGCCTGCGATCCGATCGTCGTGACTGGGTGCACCTGCGCACGTGCCTGCACTGCGGCCACGTCGGCTGCTGTGACTCCTCGCCCGAACGGCACGCGCGCGGCCACGCCGACGTGAGCGGCCACAGCATCATGGCCTCGGCCGAACCCACCGAGGCGTGGGCGTGGTGCTTCCTCGACGAGACACGGATCGAGCCCCGGTGA
- a CDS encoding P1 family peptidase, whose protein sequence is MHPGPHNAITDVPGVRVGHTTRDEPGWLTGTTVVAPPVGTCAGVDVRGGGPGTRETDALAPSNLVDAIDAVVLSGGSAFGLSTADGVMSALADEGRGWPTGGPGQVVPIVPAAILFDLGRAGTWRNHPDAADGREAHLGATSGPVDEGGVGAGTGARVGGLHGGIGTASLVLDSGATVGALVAVNAVGSPLRPDGRLCAEHLLVPGEVDVPDPDPAAVQRHWAAQQAEVASLRAGTATTLAVVATDATLDKAGCTGLARVGHDGFARALSPVHTAFDGDTVFALSTREQPAPSALDLMALQAAAADCISRAIVRAVLAAGSIDRTAAGGAHLPGYRDTIGA, encoded by the coding sequence ATGCATCCCGGTCCCCACAACGCGATCACCGATGTCCCAGGCGTGCGTGTCGGCCACACCACCCGCGACGAGCCCGGGTGGCTGACCGGCACGACCGTCGTCGCGCCTCCGGTCGGGACCTGCGCCGGAGTGGACGTGCGCGGCGGCGGCCCCGGCACGCGCGAGACCGACGCCCTCGCCCCGAGCAACCTCGTCGACGCGATCGATGCCGTCGTCCTCTCCGGCGGCAGCGCCTTCGGCCTGTCCACCGCGGACGGGGTCATGTCTGCCCTGGCCGACGAGGGGCGGGGCTGGCCGACAGGCGGTCCGGGGCAGGTGGTGCCGATCGTGCCGGCCGCGATCCTCTTCGACCTCGGACGAGCGGGCACCTGGCGCAACCATCCCGACGCCGCGGACGGCCGGGAGGCCCACCTCGGCGCCACCTCCGGCCCGGTGGACGAAGGGGGCGTCGGCGCAGGCACGGGGGCGCGGGTCGGGGGCCTGCACGGCGGCATCGGCACCGCGAGCCTCGTCCTCGACTCCGGGGCGACCGTCGGCGCCCTGGTCGCAGTCAACGCCGTGGGATCCCCCCTTCGTCCCGACGGGCGGCTGTGTGCCGAGCACCTCCTCGTCCCCGGCGAGGTCGATGTCCCCGACCCGGACCCCGCTGCGGTGCAACGCCACTGGGCCGCTCAGCAGGCCGAGGTGGCGTCCCTGCGAGCGGGGACGGCGACGACTCTGGCCGTGGTCGCCACCGACGCCACACTCGACAAGGCGGGCTGCACCGGACTTGCTCGCGTCGGCCACGACGGCTTCGCCCGGGCGCTGTCCCCGGTCCACACCGCCTTCGACGGGGACACCGTCTTCGCGCTGTCGACGCGGGAGCAGCCAGCGCCTTCCGCCCTCGACCTCATGGCGCTGCAGGCCGCCGCCGCTGACTGCATCAGCCGGGCCATCGTGCGCGCCGTGCTCGCGGCCGGCAGCATCGACCGGACCGCCGCGGGCGGGGCCCACCTACCCGGGTACCGGGACACGATCGGGGCGTGA
- the guaB gene encoding IMP dehydrogenase, with protein sequence MDVRDSIDRGNSGVPDHDPFAKVGLTYDDVLLLPGYSELAPGDLDTTSRLTRGISLRTPLISAAMDTVTESRMAIAMARQGGIGVLHRNLSIEDQAYQVDLVKRTQTGMITNPITIGPGATLEELDTICGEYRVSGLPVVDEDEVLIGIITNRDLRFTPVAEWATTKVHEVMTPMPLITAPVGISHEDATLLLRQHKRERLPIVDDSGRLAGLITVKDFVKSEQFPDASKDAHGRLLVGAAIGYFGDAWERATTLIDAGVDVLVADTAHGHVKLLLEMCARLKKDPATRHVQVIGGNVATREGAQAFIDTGVDAIKVGVGPGSICTTRIVTGVGAPQITAVHDASLAARPAGVPIIADGGLQHSGDIAKAIVAGAEGVMVGSLLAGCEESPGELIFVNGKQFKAYRGMGSLGAMSSRGKTSFSKDRYFQAEVASDDQLVPEGVEGRVAYRGTLSQVAHQMVGGLRQSMFYVGAGTVPELQTKGTFVRITSASLKESHPHHLQGMVEAPNYSV encoded by the coding sequence ATGGACGTGCGTGACTCGATCGACCGTGGCAACTCCGGGGTCCCGGACCACGACCCCTTCGCGAAGGTTGGTCTGACCTATGACGACGTGCTGCTGCTGCCCGGCTACAGCGAGCTGGCTCCCGGTGACCTGGACACCACCAGCCGACTGACCCGTGGCATCAGCCTGCGCACGCCGTTGATCTCCGCGGCGATGGACACCGTCACCGAGTCCCGGATGGCCATCGCCATGGCCCGGCAGGGCGGCATCGGTGTGCTGCACCGGAACCTGTCGATCGAGGACCAGGCCTACCAGGTCGACCTCGTCAAGCGGACCCAGACCGGCATGATCACCAACCCGATCACCATCGGCCCGGGCGCCACCCTCGAGGAGCTCGACACGATCTGCGGCGAGTACCGGGTCTCCGGCCTGCCGGTCGTCGACGAGGACGAGGTCCTCATCGGCATCATCACCAACCGCGACCTGCGCTTCACCCCCGTGGCCGAGTGGGCCACGACCAAGGTCCACGAGGTCATGACCCCGATGCCGCTGATCACCGCCCCGGTCGGCATCTCCCACGAGGACGCCACGCTGCTGCTGCGCCAGCACAAGCGCGAGCGGCTGCCGATCGTCGACGACAGCGGCCGCCTCGCCGGCCTGATCACCGTCAAGGACTTCGTCAAGAGCGAGCAGTTCCCCGATGCGAGCAAGGACGCGCACGGCCGCCTGCTCGTCGGCGCCGCGATCGGCTACTTCGGTGATGCCTGGGAGCGGGCCACCACGCTCATCGACGCCGGCGTGGACGTCCTGGTCGCAGACACCGCGCACGGGCACGTCAAGCTCCTCCTCGAGATGTGTGCGCGCCTGAAGAAGGACCCCGCGACCAGGCACGTACAGGTCATCGGCGGCAATGTCGCCACCCGCGAGGGCGCCCAGGCCTTCATCGACACCGGGGTCGACGCCATCAAGGTCGGTGTCGGGCCGGGGTCGATCTGCACCACACGCATCGTCACCGGTGTCGGAGCCCCGCAGATCACGGCCGTCCACGACGCGTCCCTCGCCGCGCGCCCGGCCGGCGTGCCGATCATCGCCGACGGTGGACTGCAGCACTCCGGTGACATCGCCAAGGCGATCGTCGCCGGAGCCGAGGGCGTGATGGTCGGTTCCCTGCTCGCCGGCTGCGAGGAGAGTCCCGGCGAGCTGATCTTCGTCAACGGCAAGCAGTTCAAGGCGTATCGCGGTATGGGCAGCCTCGGTGCGATGAGCTCCCGCGGCAAGACCTCCTTCTCCAAGGACCGCTACTTCCAGGCCGAGGTCGCCAGCGACGACCAGTTGGTACCCGAGGGCGTCGAGGGCCGGGTCGCCTACCGCGGCACGCTCTCCCAGGTCGCGCACCAGATGGTGGGCGGTCTGCGGCAGTCGATGTTCTACGTGGGCGCCGGGACGGTCCCCGAGCTGCAGACGAAGGGCACGTTCGTCCGGATCACCTCGGCCTCCCTCAAGGAGAGCCACCCGCACCACCTGCAGGGCATGGTCGAGGCGCCGAACTACTCCGTCTGA
- a CDS encoding WhiB family transcriptional regulator: MAIHTNPRGPVADLWEWQFEGACRETGSESFYHPDGERGAARRLRVAAAKEICGTCPVINACREHALAIREPFGVWGGMSEEERAALLAERDVQRAGLAG; the protein is encoded by the coding sequence ATGGCCATTCACACGAACCCACGAGGTCCGGTCGCCGACCTGTGGGAGTGGCAGTTCGAGGGCGCGTGCCGTGAGACCGGCAGCGAGTCGTTCTACCACCCGGACGGTGAGCGCGGGGCCGCTCGTCGCCTGCGGGTCGCCGCCGCCAAGGAGATCTGCGGCACCTGTCCCGTCATCAACGCGTGCCGCGAGCACGCTCTGGCCATTCGCGAGCCCTTCGGGGTCTGGGGAGGCATGTCCGAGGAGGAGCGCGCTGCCCTGCTCGCGGAGCGGGACGTGCAGCGAGCGGGCCTCGCGGGCTGA
- a CDS encoding RNA-binding S4 domain-containing protein codes for MTSAEPVHIRDESIRLGQLLKLAGVVEDGAMARAVIAAGEVSVDGQPETRRGAQVRAGSIVEYAGQQIEVVTGEPEIDVPW; via the coding sequence GTGACTTCCGCCGAGCCCGTCCACATCCGCGACGAGTCGATCCGCCTCGGTCAGCTGCTCAAGCTCGCCGGTGTGGTCGAGGACGGAGCGATGGCCCGAGCGGTCATCGCCGCCGGCGAGGTCAGCGTCGACGGCCAGCCGGAGACGCGGCGCGGAGCGCAGGTGCGTGCGGGCAGCATCGTCGAGTATGCCGGTCAGCAGATCGAAGTCGTCACCGGCGAGCCGGAGATCGACGTTCCCTGGTGA
- a CDS encoding aspartate/glutamate racemase family protein gives MRLLGVLGGMGWSATAEYYRRLNEGVDARLGGLHGARVLINSLDFQPIDDAENAGDWDAMARILVEGARSLEAGGAEAVLIAANTMHAVADEVSASVDIPFLHIAEATATAVQGARQRTVGLVATATTMSHDFYTDPFEERGIEVILPLEEERGEVDRVIYEELVHGIIKDSSRKTFRQVLQGMAGRGAEGIVLAGTEISLLVDDEDSPVPMHDTTEIHVERALEWMLGSH, from the coding sequence ATGCGTCTTCTGGGAGTTCTCGGCGGCATGGGCTGGTCGGCGACGGCGGAGTACTACCGCCGTCTCAACGAGGGGGTCGATGCCCGCCTCGGTGGCCTGCACGGTGCGCGGGTGCTGATCAACAGCCTCGACTTCCAGCCGATCGACGATGCGGAGAACGCCGGCGACTGGGATGCGATGGCCCGGATCCTCGTCGAGGGCGCCCGCAGTCTGGAGGCCGGGGGAGCGGAGGCCGTCCTGATCGCCGCCAACACCATGCACGCCGTCGCCGACGAGGTGAGCGCGAGCGTCGACATCCCCTTCCTGCACATCGCCGAGGCCACGGCCACCGCGGTGCAGGGCGCCCGCCAGCGCACGGTCGGGCTCGTCGCCACGGCGACGACGATGTCCCACGACTTCTACACCGACCCCTTCGAGGAGCGCGGCATCGAGGTGATCCTGCCGCTGGAGGAGGAGCGTGGCGAGGTCGACCGGGTGATCTACGAGGAGCTCGTCCACGGGATCATCAAGGACAGCTCGCGCAAGACCTTCCGGCAGGTCCTGCAGGGCATGGCCGGTCGCGGCGCCGAGGGCATCGTCCTCGCCGGGACCGAGATCAGCCTGCTCGTCGACGACGAGGACTCACCGGTACCGATGCACGACACCACCGAGATCCACGTCGAGCGAGCGCTGGAGTGGATGCTCGGCAGCCACTGA
- the serA gene encoding phosphoglycerate dehydrogenase: protein MKVLLLENIHDAAREALVDAGFDVRTRSGALDEPELIAALEGVDMLGIRSKTQVTRAVLEARPEVKVIGAFCIGTNQIDLDAAARAGTVVFNAPFSNTRSVVELAMAEIISMARHLTDKNAALHAGVWDKSAKGAHEVRGRTLGIIGYGNIGSQLSVVAEAFGMHVYYYDLDDKLPLGNAKRCGSLEELLERCETITLHVDGRSGNAGNFGAAEFARMRPRSLFLNLSRGFVVDVDSLRENILSGHLAGAAIDVFPSEPKKAGDAFESVLQGLPNVILTPHVGGSTEEAQLDIGRYVSGKLRDWARTGATTMSVNVPGVTAPQTIGDTRILHLHQNVPGVLARVNAILAEGGANIDGQQLSTRGEYGYAVTDLAGSLPEDTEQRLRELEETVEVRVIVAD, encoded by the coding sequence GTGAAGGTGCTGCTGCTCGAAAACATCCATGACGCCGCTCGCGAGGCCCTGGTCGATGCCGGGTTCGACGTCCGGACGCGATCCGGTGCGCTCGACGAGCCGGAGCTGATCGCTGCCCTCGAGGGGGTGGACATGCTCGGGATCCGCTCGAAGACCCAGGTGACGCGGGCCGTCCTCGAGGCGCGGCCGGAGGTGAAGGTCATCGGCGCCTTCTGCATCGGGACCAATCAGATCGATCTCGATGCGGCGGCCCGGGCCGGCACCGTCGTCTTCAACGCCCCCTTCTCCAACACGCGCAGCGTGGTGGAGCTGGCGATGGCTGAGATCATCTCGATGGCCCGCCACCTGACCGACAAGAACGCCGCGCTCCACGCCGGCGTCTGGGACAAGTCCGCGAAGGGCGCCCACGAGGTGCGCGGTCGGACCCTGGGCATCATCGGCTACGGCAACATCGGCAGCCAGCTGTCGGTCGTCGCCGAGGCCTTCGGCATGCACGTGTACTACTACGACCTCGACGACAAGCTGCCGCTCGGCAACGCCAAACGGTGCGGATCGCTCGAGGAGCTGCTCGAGCGGTGCGAGACGATCACGCTCCACGTCGACGGACGCTCCGGCAACGCGGGCAACTTCGGGGCCGCGGAGTTCGCCCGGATGCGGCCGCGCAGCCTCTTCCTCAACCTCTCGCGCGGCTTCGTCGTCGACGTGGACTCCCTGCGCGAGAACATCCTCTCCGGTCACCTCGCCGGCGCCGCCATCGACGTCTTCCCGAGCGAGCCGAAGAAGGCGGGCGACGCCTTCGAGTCGGTCCTGCAGGGCCTGCCCAACGTCATCCTCACCCCGCACGTCGGTGGCTCCACCGAGGAGGCGCAGCTGGACATCGGTCGCTACGTCTCCGGCAAGCTGCGCGACTGGGCCCGCACCGGTGCCACGACGATGTCGGTCAACGTGCCGGGCGTCACCGCCCCGCAGACCATCGGTGACACGCGCATCCTCCACCTGCACCAGAACGTCCCCGGCGTCCTGGCCCGCGTCAACGCAATCCTCGCCGAGGGCGGCGCGAACATCGACGGCCAGCAGCTGAGCACCAGGGGTGAGTACGGCTACGCCGTCACCGACCTCGCCGGCTCGCTCCCGGAGGACACCGAGCAGCGCCTGCGCGAGCTCGAGGAGACGGTCGAGGTGCGGGTCATCGTCGCCGACTGA
- the groL gene encoding chaperonin GroEL (60 kDa chaperone family; promotes refolding of misfolded polypeptides especially under stressful conditions; forms two stacked rings of heptamers to form a barrel-shaped 14mer; ends can be capped by GroES; misfolded proteins enter the barrel where they are refolded when GroES binds), which yields MAKELEFNDSARDALLRGVDQLANAVKVTLGPKGRNVVIDKAWGAPTITNDGVTIAREIELEDSYEDLGAQLAKEVATKTNDVAGDGTTTATVLAQAMVREGLRNVAAGAAPSGLKRGIDQAVQAVSERLLENASELGDKDEIAQVAALSAQDQVIGSTIADAFDKVGKDGVITVEESSTAETALEFTEGMQFDKGYISPYFVTDPERMEAVLEDAYVLINQGKISNIQEILPVLEKVVQSGKPLMIIAEDVDGEALSTLVVNKLKGVFNVVAVKAPGFGDRRKAMLQDMAVLTGGQVVAEEVGLKLDQVGLEDLGQARRVVVTKDNTTIIDGQGNADEVTGRVNQIKAEIERTDSDWDREKLQERLAKLAGGVCVIQVGAHTEVELKEKKHRIEDAISATRAAIEEGIIAGGGSALVHAVSVLDGLTLEGDEAVGANIVRKAAVEPLRWIAENAGLEGYVSVAKVQELAPGNGLNAASGEYGDLVAAGIIDPVKVTRSALVNAASIASMVLTTETLVVDKKEEEPEAAGHGHSH from the coding sequence ATGGCCAAGGAACTGGAGTTCAACGACTCCGCCCGTGACGCCCTCCTGCGTGGCGTCGACCAGCTCGCCAACGCCGTCAAGGTGACGCTCGGCCCCAAGGGCCGCAACGTCGTCATCGACAAGGCGTGGGGCGCCCCCACCATCACCAACGACGGCGTGACCATCGCCCGCGAGATCGAGCTCGAGGACTCCTACGAGGACCTCGGCGCACAGCTGGCGAAGGAGGTTGCGACCAAGACCAACGACGTCGCCGGTGACGGCACGACCACCGCGACCGTCCTCGCCCAGGCAATGGTCCGCGAGGGCCTGCGCAACGTCGCGGCGGGTGCTGCCCCCTCCGGCCTCAAGCGCGGCATCGACCAGGCCGTCCAGGCCGTGTCCGAGCGCCTGCTGGAGAACGCCAGCGAGCTGGGCGACAAGGACGAGATCGCCCAGGTCGCTGCCCTCTCGGCGCAGGACCAGGTCATCGGCTCCACCATCGCCGACGCCTTCGACAAGGTCGGCAAGGACGGTGTCATCACCGTCGAGGAGTCCTCGACCGCCGAGACCGCTCTCGAGTTCACCGAGGGCATGCAGTTCGACAAGGGCTACATCAGCCCGTACTTCGTCACCGACCCCGAGCGCATGGAGGCCGTCCTCGAGGACGCCTACGTGCTGATCAACCAGGGCAAGATCTCCAACATCCAGGAGATCCTGCCGGTGCTGGAGAAGGTCGTCCAGTCCGGCAAGCCGCTGATGATCATCGCCGAGGACGTGGACGGCGAGGCGCTGTCCACCCTCGTGGTCAACAAGCTCAAGGGTGTCTTCAACGTCGTGGCCGTCAAGGCCCCCGGTTTCGGTGACCGCCGCAAGGCGATGCTGCAGGACATGGCCGTCCTCACCGGCGGCCAGGTCGTCGCCGAGGAGGTCGGCCTCAAGCTCGACCAGGTCGGCCTCGAGGACCTCGGCCAGGCCCGTCGCGTCGTCGTCACCAAGGACAACACGACGATCATCGACGGCCAGGGCAATGCCGACGAGGTCACCGGTCGCGTGAACCAGATCAAGGCCGAGATCGAGCGCACCGACTCCGACTGGGACCGCGAGAAGCTCCAGGAGCGCCTCGCGAAGCTCGCCGGGGGCGTCTGCGTCATCCAGGTCGGTGCCCACACCGAGGTGGAGCTGAAGGAGAAGAAGCACCGCATCGAGGATGCGATCTCCGCGACGCGTGCCGCGATCGAGGAGGGCATCATCGCCGGTGGTGGCTCCGCGCTCGTCCACGCCGTCTCGGTCCTCGACGGGCTCACCCTCGAGGGCGACGAGGCCGTCGGCGCCAACATCGTGCGCAAGGCCGCGGTCGAGCCGCTGCGTTGGATCGCCGAGAACGCCGGCCTCGAGGGCTACGTCAGCGTGGCGAAGGTCCAGGAGCTCGCCCCGGGCAACGGCCTCAACGCCGCCTCCGGTGAGTACGGCGACCTCGTGGCCGCCGGGATCATCGACCCCGTCAAGGTGACCCGCTCCGCGCTGGTCAACGCGGCGTCGATCGCCTCGATGGTGCTGACCACCGAGACCCTCGTCGTGGACAAGAAGGAGGAGGAGCCCGAGGCCGCCGGCCACGGTCACTCCCACTGA
- the groES gene encoding co-chaperone GroES: MSVSIKPLEDRIVVQSVEAEQTTASGLVIPDTAKEKPQEGEVVAVGPGRFNDDGDERVPMDISIGDRVIYSKYGGTEVKHGGEEYLILSARDVLAIVG; this comes from the coding sequence GTGTCGGTTTCCATCAAGCCGCTCGAGGACCGCATCGTCGTCCAGTCCGTCGAGGCCGAGCAGACCACCGCGTCCGGGCTCGTCATCCCGGACACCGCCAAGGAGAAGCCGCAGGAGGGCGAGGTCGTTGCCGTCGGCCCCGGCCGCTTCAACGACGACGGTGACGAGCGCGTCCCGATGGACATCTCCATCGGCGACCGTGTCATCTACTCCAAGTACGGCGGCACCGAGGTCAAGCACGGTGGCGAGGAGTACCTGATCCTCTCCGCGCGCGACGTCCTCGCGATCGTCGGCTGA
- a CDS encoding class I SAM-dependent methyltransferase, with translation MDLTTVRWLASPEGHAALHDLPDYREADAVAQIGALRARGRTAEQAAALMTQKRLRARAQEKFGEFAEGMLFTPDGLEQASRLEVAATHAGRYAAASLATVHDLGCGIGSDAMAMSALGVTVHAVDADPLTAALADINLRPWPDSRARTGVAEDFDPPVDPLHARAGVWLDPARRTPGVADRHGRTRRVFRLDEISPSWDFVLSVARDVPATGAKLSPSLPHDIPPLGTEAQWLSWQGTVLECTVWWGPLVKEAGRSARVLRRGIPPVEVDERSCEEDPPRATSLADTGRWLYEADRAVVRAGLIGTVTGAVSGAELEPGLGYVSSDLEIDLGHARRFEVLEAMPFSVKTLRAWLREHGITGLTIKKRGIRLDEDQLRRQLKIGRGAGDGASATIVLTRVAGAQTVLVVSPAG, from the coding sequence GTGGATCTGACGACCGTGCGCTGGCTGGCCTCCCCGGAGGGCCATGCCGCCCTGCACGATCTCCCGGACTACCGGGAGGCCGACGCCGTGGCACAGATCGGCGCGCTGCGGGCCCGGGGCCGCACCGCCGAGCAGGCCGCCGCGCTGATGACCCAGAAGCGCCTGCGGGCACGGGCGCAGGAGAAGTTCGGCGAGTTCGCCGAGGGCATGCTGTTCACCCCCGACGGGCTGGAGCAGGCCAGCCGTCTCGAGGTCGCCGCCACCCACGCCGGCCGGTACGCGGCCGCCAGCCTGGCGACCGTCCACGACCTCGGCTGCGGCATCGGCTCCGACGCGATGGCCATGAGCGCCCTGGGCGTGACCGTGCATGCCGTCGACGCCGACCCGCTCACCGCGGCCCTGGCCGACATCAACCTGCGTCCGTGGCCGGACAGTCGCGCCCGCACCGGGGTGGCGGAGGACTTCGACCCTCCGGTCGATCCGCTGCACGCCCGCGCCGGCGTCTGGCTCGACCCGGCTCGCCGCACACCCGGCGTCGCCGACCGTCATGGCCGTACCCGCCGCGTGTTCCGGCTTGACGAGATCTCGCCGTCCTGGGACTTCGTGCTCTCCGTCGCCCGTGACGTGCCGGCGACCGGCGCCAAGCTGAGCCCCTCCCTTCCCCATGACATCCCACCACTGGGGACCGAGGCGCAGTGGCTCTCCTGGCAGGGCACCGTGCTGGAGTGCACCGTCTGGTGGGGTCCCCTGGTGAAGGAGGCCGGCCGGAGTGCCCGCGTCCTGCGCCGGGGCATCCCCCCGGTCGAGGTCGACGAGCGCAGCTGCGAGGAGGACCCGCCTCGGGCGACCTCGCTGGCCGACACCGGTCGGTGGCTGTACGAGGCCGACCGGGCGGTCGTGCGGGCGGGCCTGATCGGGACCGTCACCGGTGCCGTGTCCGGCGCGGAACTCGAGCCGGGCCTGGGGTACGTCTCGAGCGATCTGGAGATCGACCTGGGGCACGCCCGCCGGTTCGAGGTGCTGGAAGCCATGCCCTTCTCCGTCAAGACCCTGCGTGCGTGGCTGCGGGAGCACGGCATCACCGGCCTGACGATCAAGAAGCGGGGGATCCGGCTCGACGAGGACCAGCTACGCCGCCAACTGAAGATCGGTCGGGGCGCCGGGGACGGTGCGAGCGCCACCATCGTGCTCACCCGCGTCGCCGGCGCCCAGACGGTGCTCGTCGTGTCCCCCGCCGGCTGA